Below is a genomic region from Ketobacter sp. MCCC 1A13808.
AAGCGGAAATGTCCGCCCTGCAAGAGCTCTGCATAACGCGAACCTATCCAAAGAACACCGTCATCATAAACGAAGGCGATCAAGCCAATGCCATGTTTATTTGCAGCACGGGAAAAGTAAAAGTTTACGTCAGCGACGAAAATGGTCGCGAGTTTGTACTCAACTCTATGGGCCCCGGTGAGTATTTCGGTGAGTTATCATTACTCGATGACGAGACCCGTTCAGCCTCTGTCATCACAACCGACAAATCGACCTTTTCCATTTTATATAAAGAAGACTTCAGCAAAGTTGTGTTAAATCATCCCGGTATTGCATTAGTGCTATTGCGCAATCTTGCCAATCGCATCCGCAAGCTCACCGATAATGTAAAAACGCTCGCATTGCAGGACGTATATGGTCGCATCCGCAAAACATTACTCGATCTGTGCATTGAAAAGAACGGCGAGACCATCATTGAAGAGAAACTGACTCAACAGGATATCGCAAACCGCATCGGCTCTTCGCGAGAAATGGTTGCCCGTATTCTGAAAGACCTGGCGACCGGCGGCTATATTGAAATCGAACGCAAACAATTCCGTATTCTGAAAAAACTGCCTGACAGCTACTAACAACATTACCGCCGCTGAATCGAATCAGTCTTTCTGGAATTCCGCCCTGATCGAGTCCGAGTGTTCTCCAATTTCCGGTACCGGATTAAATGGTGCCTGTGCTTCCTCGTTATCCGAGCCGGCACTACGCCGGATTGCAGACGCCACAAGATCAACTGTTCCGGCGGGAGTTTGTACTGAGCAGGTACGTAACTGCGGGTGCTCCGATAAATCTTTCACTGTATTTAGCATGCCAAAAGCAACCTGTGCCTGTTGCAAACGGTCAACCACGTCTTTTTGCTGTAGAACACCCAATAGCCCATTAATAATTTGATCTAGAGCCATGCGGTTGCGCACCCTGGCATCGTTGTTCGCGAAGTCTTGCTGTGTCGCCAGCGCTGCTTGTAGCAACACGGTGTCACAAAAGTTTTTCCATTCCCTCTGATTCTGAATTGAAATTACGATGCGCGAGCCATCTCCTAATGTGTAAGCTCCATAGGGTGCAATCGACGGATGGTTCAACCCCACCCTTTTAGGCGCTGCACCGCCATAACGGTGATGCAACAACGGTACCGTCATCCAATCCGCCATGCCATCGAACAGCGACACTTTAACGCCCTGCCCACGGCCTGTTATCTCACGTTCGTATAACGCTTGTAATATGCCACCCCAAGCATGCATACCCGCAGCAATATCACACACCGACACGCCGACTCTGCCAGGGGCATGTTCCGAACCGGTGATCATGGAGAGGCCGGTTTCAGCCTGCACTAACAAGTCATACGCCTTGCGCTTAGCGTATGCCCCTTCCTCACCGTATCCGCTGATATCACAGGTAATCAGGCGCGGGTAACACGCTCGTAGCTCGGCACTATCGAAGCCCGCCCGGCTCGCAGCTCCGGGCGCAAGGTTTTGAATAAACACATCGGCAGACGCGATTATCTCCCGCAGCAAACCGGCATCTTCGCCGTGTTTGATATCCAGTACCAAAGACTCCTTGCCCCGGTTCAACCAAACGAAATAGGCACTTTGCCCTTTCACCACCGTGTCATAATCGCGCGCAAAATCCCCCTGCTGACGTTCGATCTTGATAACACGGGCGCCGGCGTCCGCCAGCCGCGAAGAAACATAGGGTGCGGCAACGGCTTGTTCCAACGACACCACCAGCAATCCCGACAAAGGGTTACCCATAAGCGAACCTAACCTTAGATTACAATGTAAATTTATGTTATTTTGAGCGCGCAAACCATCAAATACACCCAGGATCGAGGACCACCCGACGGCACTTTTCCACCGTTGCGTGGGATTAGATAAGC
It encodes:
- a CDS encoding CaiB/BaiF CoA transferase family protein, with protein sequence MGNPLSGLLVVSLEQAVAAPYVSSRLADAGARVIKIERQQGDFARDYDTVVKGQSAYFVWLNRGKESLVLDIKHGEDAGLLREIIASADVFIQNLAPGAASRAGFDSAELRACYPRLITCDISGYGEEGAYAKRKAYDLLVQAETGLSMITGSEHAPGRVGVSVCDIAAGMHAWGGILQALYEREITGRGQGVKVSLFDGMADWMTVPLLHHRYGGAAPKRVGLNHPSIAPYGAYTLGDGSRIVISIQNQREWKNFCDTVLLQAALATQQDFANNDARVRNRMALDQIINGLLGVLQQKDVVDRLQQAQVAFGMLNTVKDLSEHPQLRTCSVQTPAGTVDLVASAIRRSAGSDNEEAQAPFNPVPEIGEHSDSIRAEFQKD
- a CDS encoding Crp/Fnr family transcriptional regulator; its protein translation is MTDLSHISIFEGLPEAEMSALQELCITRTYPKNTVIINEGDQANAMFICSTGKVKVYVSDENGREFVLNSMGPGEYFGELSLLDDETRSASVITTDKSTFSILYKEDFSKVVLNHPGIALVLLRNLANRIRKLTDNVKTLALQDVYGRIRKTLLDLCIEKNGETIIEEKLTQQDIANRIGSSREMVARILKDLATGGYIEIERKQFRILKKLPDSY